The following coding sequences lie in one Apium graveolens cultivar Ventura chromosome 3, ASM990537v1, whole genome shotgun sequence genomic window:
- the LOC141712490 gene encoding uncharacterized protein LOC141712490, with amino-acid sequence MFKLQIHTHTSLPSSSPPLSLPSLSLPLSLSLSYVCIRLNQVAQMDRIREQLPNSMTFGKSIQGNQNISKEKGTSNMTSPNVVARLMGLDELPSLQVIYRPQDTPVVNHRQKTSPRRSQRDDNPCEARSNQKSYVEQPQFKDVFEDTTKKSGNRNNASVELHQPSDYLFTEHLHMHISPPSYTYDQIAILKPLNPRKQKTKARGWKAGMKCPVKDDFPRHTHSNHGSQSLVKSSTSSADRKDESEILPKRIVILKPNYAKVQSASNSLSSPDSSDSNFSDYRNHKQYANTLKSEYYLRNMEIREDLDFTKPRSRKTTKPVKKVTREMRDTSSCMMNNRDTANKLYEKGGEDFGLVMDTISSSVRGSPDVRDLYDFSGNVSACESEGMNFTSYDMRESFVTSEAKKRLLERLKKAQKNKDTRVNSKESILREMYQDVGLDSKKITLGEMLSTPDANIRNLEANMSRKSSRDGVNDIYSKLTSNSRSVRPLSIRSEKQNADGEHRVNDKLLMPKVVPHQYQRKAVNRNCKKKKISSSNSSRSSKRSSQSDRLRYAYNSDSLLESRSNQDQMEINLNKKGSTDEQLVIPQTPNSVASVEAAANIQDGSRTQSLVSFYEFSPKISLCMEKYDYSFVGDQEDFTPQCTKVEAESTESSKDANNPSPVSVLEVTVREDDVLSCNGSFEQVSADLRELQKQLQLLKRESKSFTGDPTLKNDCDAMQEPVTSFEDEGIHTHERRESAYIIDVLTESGFRDSDIDAFMSTCYSPDCPLGPWVFDNIENKLYGEVTGLKHERRLLFDRINSALLEIPKTIMETCPWVRPSTVGIGFKGQKYEITDELHKLLRGQEKEAYEDVLEKLLDKEMNWVGSRDFVDAIGTDIEKLLEEELLTELVNEVEFLN; translated from the exons ATGTTCAAGCTTCAAATACATACACACACTTCTCTCCCTTCCAGCTCTCCCCCACTCTCtctcccatctctctctctccctctctccctctctctctcatATGTGTGTATTAGATTAAATCAGGTAGCACAAATGGACAGGATTAGGGAACAACTACCCAACTCCATGACTTTCGGCAAATCAATTCAAG GAAATCAAAACATCTCAAAAGAAAAAGGTACTTCGAATATGACGTCACCCAATGTGGTTGCTAGATTGATGGGTCTCGATGAGTTGCCATCGCTGCAGGTGATTTATAGACCACAAGATACACCTGTCGTCAACCATAGGCAGAAAACTTCACCGAGAAGGTCACAAAGAGATGATAACCCCTGCGAGGCCCGGTCTAATCAGAAGAGCTATGTGGAGCAGCCACAGTTTAAGGATGTGTTTGAAGACACAACTAAGAAATCAGGCAACAGAAACAACGCATCAGTGGAGCTTCATCAGCCATCAGATTATTTGTTTACAGAGCATCTGCATATGCATATATCACCTCCCAGTTATACATACGATCAGATAGCGATTTTAAAGCCTTTAAATCCTCGAAAACAAAAGACCAAGGCTAGGGGATGGAAAGCTGGAATGAAATGTCCAGTGAAGGATGACTTTCCAAGGCACACTCACAGTAATCATGGCTCTCAAAGTTTAGTTAAGTCGTCAACCAGTTCGGCAGACAGAAAAGACGAGTCTGAAATCTTGCCTAAAAGGATTGTTATTCTAAAGCCAAACTATGCAAAGGTGCAAAGTGCTTCAAACTCTCTTTCGTCTCCTGATTCTTCAGACTCTAATTTCTCCGACTATAGGAACCATAAACAGTATGCAAATACTTTGAAGTCAGAATACTATTTGAGAAATATGGAGATTCGTGAAGACTTAGACTTCACAAAGCCCAGGTCTAGGAAAACAACAAAACCAGTCAAGAAAGTTACTAGAGAAATGAGAGACACTTCCAGTTGTATGATGAATAATAGAGACACTGCTAATAAATTATATGAGAAAGGCGGAGAGGATTTTGGTCTCGTGATGGATACTATTTCATCTTCTGTTAGAGGAAGCCCTGACGTGAGAGACCTTTATGACTTTTCTGGAAATGTTTCTGCGTGTGAATCAGAGGGGATGAACTTCACTTCCTATGATATGAGAGAATCCTTCGTCACTAGTGAGGCAAAGAAGAGATTGCTGGAGAGGTTGAAAAAGGCACAGAAAAATAAGGATACTAGAGTCAACAGTAAAGAAAGCATTCTAAGGGAAATGTATCAAGATGTTGGGCTTGATAGTAAGAAAATTACACTTGGTGAAATGCTCTCTACTCCCGATGCAAACATAAGGAATTTGGAGGCCAACATGAGTCGTAAAAGTAGCAGGGATGGTGTGAATGACATTTATTCCAAACTGACATCAAATTCTAGATCTGTTCGTCCACTGTCTATAAGAAGTGAGAAACAGAATGCAGATGGTGAACATCGCGTCAATGACAAGTTGCTAATGCCTAAAGTGGTGCCACATCAGTACCAAAGAAAGGCAGTAAATAGAAACTGTAAGAAGAAAAAAATTTCCTCATCCAACAGCTCAAGGTCTAGCAAGAGAAGTTCGCAATCTGATCGCTTAAGATATGCCTATAATAGTGACTCTTTGCTGGAAAGCCGTTCTAATCAGGACCAGATGGAGATAAACCTCAACAAGAAAGGTTCTACAGATGAGCAGCTTGTAATTCCCCAGACACCTAATAGTGTTGCAAGTGTTGAGGCTGCAGCAAACATTCAGGATGGGTCTAGAACCCAGTCTCTTGTATCTTTTTATGAGTTTTCCCCCAAAATATCATTATGCATGGAAAAATATGATTACTCCTTTGTTGGTGATCAAGAGGATTTTACTCCACAG TGTACTAAAGTTGAGGCAGAATCCACCGAGAGTTCTAAAGATGCTAATAATCCAAGTCCTGTTTCGGTTCTGGAAGTTACTGTTAGAGAAGACGATGTTTTATCATGTAACGGGAGCTTTGAGCAAGTCAGCGCTGACCTTCGAG AGCTTCAAAAGCAGCTTCAGCTACTCAAGAGAGAATCAAAGTCATTTACAGGGGATCCTACACTTAAAAATGACTGCGATGCTATGCAAGAACCGGTCACATCATTTGAAGACGAAGGAATACATACACATGAACGCCGGGAATCAGCTTACATTATTGATGTCCTAACTGAGTCGGGTTTTCGGGATAGTGACATAGACGCATTCATGTCTACATGTTACTCTCCTGATTGTCCTTTGGGGCCGTGGgtatttgacaatattgagaatAAGCTTTATGGTGAGGTAACTGGATTGAAACATGAGAGGAGATTACTGTTTGATCGCATAAATTCAGCATTATTAGAGATCCCTAAAACGATTATGGAGACATGCCCGTGGGTGAGACCATCCACAGTGGGGATTGGATTCAAGGGGCAGAAATATGAGATCACAGACGAACTGCATAAGCTACTCAGAGGTCAAGAAAAGGAAGCATATGAGGATGTGCTAGAAAAGCTACTTGACAAGGAAATGAACTGGGTGGGTTCTAGAGATTTTGTTGATGCAATTGGTACGGATATTGAGAAGTTGCTCGAAGAAGAACTACTGACCGAACTTGTGAATGAAGTAGAATTCTTAAATTAG